The following nucleotide sequence is from Prosthecobacter sp..
GGCGCAGGAGCCATTTCGCGCGCGCACGGAGGCCGAAGTGCTCGGCAACCAGCGCATGAACAACAACCTGAAGCGCCTCAAGGAAGGGCATGAGCAATACGCGCGCTGGATGGCCGCCGTGGAGGCAGCCGCGAAGCTGCCGGAGAATGTGAAGCTCGCTGCCGAGCTGCGCGAGAGCACGAAAATCCCCTCCATGAACCCCTTTGACGGACGCCGCGTGGGGCTGCTGTTTAACAACAAGTGGGAGGTGATCAAGGGCGCGCCCGCGCCGCAGACCTTCGGCCTGGGTGATGCTGAAACAGCGCGCGTGCAGGAGTTGGAGCACATTTACCAGTTCCAATATTTCACCGACTACATGAAGCTGCCCGCACGCGACACCGGCGCGTGGCTGGGCTTTTACTTCGCGTATCGCGAGACCTATGTGGCCGCTGACGCGAAGTGGCCGCCGGGGCGCTACACGCTGCGCATGAGAGTGTCGGCGAACGAGGCGGCACCGAAGGAGCGACGCTTCATCGAGATCGGCCAGCGCACGCCTGACCCCAAGGACGTCACCACCTTCACCGTCGTCAGCGCGCATCAGGTCACGGGCACGCTGAATGAGCCGCAGATCATCGAGCTGGACGTGAATGTGAGCGCCGATGGCTTCCGCGAGTTCGCACTGCGTGAAAAGCGCCCGAACTCGCGCACGGCGGAGATGGGCCTGTTCCACGATCACTTTGCCAAAACCGGCACCGGTCCGGTTCCGGCAGTGTGGGTGGACTGGTTTGAGATCGAGGGGCCGCATGAAGCACCCCGCGTTGTCACATCGTTTGTTCCCCGCACGCAGGACCGCGCCGGAGTGAGCGAGGTGATCGAGCGCTTCGCCACGCGCGCCTTTCGCGGCCAGAAGCCGGACGCGGAATACATTGACAAGCTCCTGCTTCTCGCCGTGACGCGGGGCAAGGCAGGTGATTCGCTCGAAGACGCGCTGAAGGAGTCATTCAGCGTCGTGCTCTCCTCACCGGGCTTTCTCTACCTTCAAGAAACTGGCTCCCCATCTTTTACCCGCAATCTTTTACCAAAAGAAGAGGCTGGTAAAAGATTGGGGATAAAAGATGAAAATCGAAAAGCACTGACTCCGCTCGAACTCGCCTCGCGCCTCTCTTATTTCCTCTGGAGCGCACCGCCAGACGATGAACTGCTCAAAGCCGACCTCACCAATCCCCAAGTCCTCGCCGCGCAGGTTGACCGCATGATCGCCAGTAAGAAGGCCGATGAGTTTGTCAGCGGCTTTGCGCATCAATGGCTCGGCCTCGACCGGCTCGATTTCTTCCAGTTCGACTTCCGCAAGCATCGCGCCTTCGACGACAGCGCGAAGGCCCACGCACGAGAAGAAGTGTATCAAACGCTCGCCACTTTGCTGCGCGAGAATCTCAGCCTGCGCTGCCTGCTCAAATCCGACTTCGTCGTCATCAACGGCCTGCTCGCCGACTACTACGGGCTCGACGGCATCACAGGCGACGAGTTTCGCAAGGTCTCGCTGCCCGCCGGATCGCCACGCGGCGGGCTGCTCGGCATGGCCGCCATACTCGCCATGGGCAGCAATGGCGATCACACCAGTCCCGTGGAGCGTGGCGCGTGGGTGCTGCGCAAGCTGCTCCACGATCCGCCACCGCCCGCGCCGCCGAATGTCCCACAGCTCGACCGCCTCAAAGGCAAGGTGCTCACCGTGCGCGAGCGCATGACCGCGCACCAGGAGGAGCCGCAATGCGCAAGCTGCCACCGCAAGATCGACCCCATCGGCTTCGGTCTCGAAAACTTCGACGCCGCCGGCAAATGGCGCATCGAGGACAGCTACCAGCTCGGCACCGGCCCCAAGAAAACCTGGCCCGTCAATCCCGCCGCCGCCTTCCACCACGGCCCCGCCTTCAAAGACTACTTCGAGCTGCGCGACCTCATCACCGCGAAGTCCGATCAGTTTGCCCGAGGCTTCACTGAAGCCCTCATCGAATACGCCCTCGGCAGACCCTTCGGCTTCACCGACGAAGACCTCGCCGTTCGTGTCGTGCAGCAGGCGCAGCAAAAAGACTTCGCCTTGCGTGAGTTCATCCACGCCCTCGTCGCCAGCGACACCTTCCACATGAAATAGGCCGCGCATCACAGCCATGCTGCGTAGCCCGACAGAAGAACACCTGTGTTCAGGTCGTTTCATGGAACGCCTTTCCATGCCATGAAACTTCTTCGCGCATCCATCTTCCTTGCCTATGCCTCACATCTGGCCTGCCACGCGCAGGAAAAGACGAAGGAGGATTTTCTCCAGAATGACTCACGCAGATTGTCGCAGCTAGAAAAGGCCGTGGTGCTCACGGATTTGTCGAAGATGGAACCGGCTGCGGCGCTCATCACTGGAAAGCGCCAGAAAGGGAAGTGGAAGATGATTCCCTTCACCACGGCGGAGATGAAAGGCACAGCGCTCTCGATCTACAGCGCCACGAATCCGCCGGTGGTGAAGCTGCCGCTGACACAGCGCGGCTGGCATGGCGTGTATGTCGGACTCGCGACGACCTCGGGCGGCTTCAACATCGGCGGGAACGGCATCAAGGCGAAGCTGAGCGATGAGCCGGTGTTCCGACGTATGGCGAACAATCTTGCGCTACTGGAAAACCGGCGCGCGGTCATTCAAGAGTGCTTTGTCACTGTGGCGGATTTGAAGGGGCAGTCCGTCGAGATCGCGCCGATGCCGGGACTGCCTGCGACGGTTTGTTATGTGAAAGTGGTGCCGATGACCGACGCGGAGGTGAAGGCGAGCCAGACGAAATCGAAGCATCGCACCTCCATCGCCACATTTGACGGTCATAGCTGGATCTGGCCCTTCAAACCAACGACGGCGGAGGAGCTGGCAGAGGAGTTTCGTGGCTATGAAGGCACAGACATCGGCAAGTGGTGGTTTCAGGTCACGGGCAGCGATCTGGTGTGCTATCCGAGCAAGGTGGGCACTTATCCAGGCGAAGGCACCATCGACTTCCCCACTGGTGCGTACATGGTTTATACGAAGTCGCTGGAAGCGCTGTTCAAGAAGGGCATCAACCCGCTCAAAGTCGCGCGTGATGCCGCGAAGGCACAGGGCGCGGAATTTCATGTGATGCTGCGGCCCGCTGGCTGGGTCGGCTCGATGCCATATGAGGAGACCTTCAACAGCAAATTCTTCTACCAGCATCCCGAATGGCGCTGCATCGACCGCGACGGTACGCCGACGTTTTACATGAGCTACGCCAATCCCGAAGTGCGGAAGCAGTTGATCGAGATTTTCCGCGAGATGTTGGAGCTACAGCCAGAGGGTGTGGGCTTCGTCTTCAATCGCGGCATGCCGCTCATGCTGTGGGAGGACGCGTTTTGCGAGCGCTTCAAAAAGATGCACAACGCCGATGCCAAATCAGTCGAGGACGACGATCCCCGCATCCATGCCACGCGCGCAGCCATCATGACGGACTTCTTGATGGAGGTGCGTGCCCTCCTGGATGAAACAGCGACCAAACAAGGCCGCAAAGAGCGCTACAAGATCTCGCTCGGCACCTTCGCCAAAGAAGCGGATAACCAACGTTGGGGCCTCGACCTGCCGAACTGGATTCAGCGCGGCCTCGTGGATGACATCGCGACAACGTGGTTCGCCTACCACACCTCCTTCACCAAGACTCCCGGCCAGGTGGACATGGACTACTACCGTCGCATCACCAAAGGCACGAACACGAAGGCCTACCCGATGGTCATCGCCTGGAAAACCGGCAAGCCAACAGAACTCTGCAAAAACGTCGCCGCCTATCTCATTAAAGGCGATCCAGGCGTTGCCATCTGGGACCCGCAGGTGATGAAAGGCTGGCCAGACAACTATCCCGGCAACGTCTTCGACATCCTCGGCAAACTCGGCCATCGCGATGACCTGCTGCGCTGGGCAAAAAGCGGCATTCCACAGCCACTGACGATCCCGCTCACGCGATTGGACGAGAACTACTTCAGCCGCTGGTTTCCGAACACAGGTTTTTGAAAGCGCGCTTGTTGGAATCTGAATTTCCAGTTTAGGATCCAATCATGTCTCCAACCCGCCGCTCATTCCTCAAGCACGCCAGTTTCGCGTCCTTCAGCCTGTGGATCCCCAAAACCTT
It contains:
- a CDS encoding DUF1588 domain-containing protein, producing MSRLLSHIGLAGKRLGVKDGKALLNLLPPIFYQQKVRLLSVSLLVCPLFSSSAAEPPHAQLDEKHRAFFKDYCVECHNAEKQKGKLRLDDISFAIESVENADRWQKILNQLNSGEMPPEDEKQPEASAKTEFLDALAGTMVTARKGIGDQGGQIVMRRLNRREYKNTIRDLLGVEIDVRDLPADGGTGGFDTVGASLFMSGDQIEQYLALGRRALDEHFERSSSLVAKQPLKARTEAEKMGNQRMDGLFKRTQEQHDNYVRWTTEVDAAAKRPENVAIAEKLRKDAEKPRPSSGVPYATPMLFYHGWDQISGAPSPVKFGFQDAQAAFFEELQYKGHFDYYADYQKLPGRDTGAWLLFYQAYRETYVEADAKWPAGRYTLRMRVAANETVPKERRFIEVGQRGEDVSAFTVLSAHQITGTLTQPQVIELNVEVNTQGKREFALRERRPNSREAEIRSYYDAKEKTGKAPVPAIWIDWVEIEGPVSATPAVAQEPFRARTEAEVLGNQRMNNNLKRLKEGHEQYARWMAAVEAAAKLPENVKLAAELRESTKIPSMNPFDGRRVGLLFNNKWEVIKGAPAPQTFGLGDAETARVQELEHIYQFQYFTDYMKLPARDTGAWLGFYFAYRETYVAADAKWPPGRYTLRMRVSANEAAPKERRFIEIGQRTPDPKDVTTFTVVSAHQVTGTLNEPQIIELDVNVSADGFREFALREKRPNSRTAEMGLFHDHFAKTGTGPVPAVWVDWFEIEGPHEAPRVVTSFVPRTQDRAGVSEVIERFATRAFRGQKPDAEYIDKLLLLAVTRGKAGDSLEDALKESFSVVLSSPGFLYLQETGSPSFTRNLLPKEEAGKRLGIKDENRKALTPLELASRLSYFLWSAPPDDELLKADLTNPQVLAAQVDRMIASKKADEFVSGFAHQWLGLDRLDFFQFDFRKHRAFDDSAKAHAREEVYQTLATLLRENLSLRCLLKSDFVVINGLLADYYGLDGITGDEFRKVSLPAGSPRGGLLGMAAILAMGSNGDHTSPVERGAWVLRKLLHDPPPPAPPNVPQLDRLKGKVLTVRERMTAHQEEPQCASCHRKIDPIGFGLENFDAAGKWRIEDSYQLGTGPKKTWPVNPAAAFHHGPAFKDYFELRDLITAKSDQFARGFTEALIEYALGRPFGFTDEDLAVRVVQQAQQKDFALREFIHALVASDTFHMK